ACGCGGGAATCTCAAGAGTAGCAAGGGAGTCTAGGAAACAAGCAGCAAGTCTGCCGAGTCCCCCATTTCCCAGGCCAGCATCCGGTTCCACTTCGCAGAGTTCCTCATAGGTATAGCCCAGTGAGGAGAGGGCTTCCATCACTTCATTCTCGATACCGAGGTTGATGATGTTGTTCGTCATCGCCCTTCCCATGAGAAATTCCAGAGAGAGGTAGTAGACCCTTTTTGCCCCGTTTGCACGTTGGGTTTTTCGACTCTGGTTCCATTGATGGATGATTCTATCCCGAACTGAGAGTGCGAGGGCTGTATAACGCCCTTCTTTGGTGGTATGATAAATATCTGCATCCTGACTGTACTTGAGATGTTCAGCAAAGTCTTGGGCGATGTCTTTGGCACGATGACCGTACTTGGTTTTTTGTTGATCCTGCATAGGAACTCCTTGTGTTTCGTACAAATAGCACACCTCCACTATATAAGATTGGTGTTTTCTGGGCAACTGGTTCAATTTTTTCTTCTTTCTTGAACAGGTATATTGACAAAAGACCTGCTCTTTGGTAAGTTTGCTTCTGCATGTTGCAGGTTGGTACGCTCGTGGATTTGCCTGCATATGACCGACGCCCTTGTAGCTCAGTCGGTAGAGCACCACCATGGTAAGGTGGGGGTCAACGGTTCAAATCCGTTCGAGGGCTCTTTTTTTATCCCCTTCCAATGGGGAGTGGAATTGAGGTGAAAACTCACCGAGGAGCACGTAATGGCTGATTCAAAGAAAAAAGGTCCTGTTGAGAAAATTGCTCTTCAGTGCACCGAATGTAAGCAGAAAAATTACACTACCGAGAAGAATCGGAGAAATACTCAGGGTAAGCTTGAGTTAAAGAAGTATTGTCCGTTCGAGCGCAAGCACACCTTGCACCGCGAGGCAAAAATTAAATAAGGTTGTTTCGATCGAGAAGCAAATAGGCCAATAGCTCCAACTGGTAGAGCGCTGGTCTCCAAAACCGGATGTTGAGGGTTCGAATCCTTCTTGGCCTGTTAGCTTCTCGATCTTTTCCCTCAAGGAGCCCTTCAATGAAGAAGCTATTTAAGTATTTCAAGGAGTCTTTCCAGGAACTGAAAAAGGTTGTCTGGCCCTCCCGTGAAGCTGTCATTTCTTCCACAAAGGTCGTACTTGTGTCTACAGCCATCGTTGCAATATTCCTTGGGTTGGTGGACTTCCTCCTGCTTAAAGGTGTATTGTTTATTCTGTAAGGCGGAGTCATGGC
This sequence is a window from uncultured Sphaerochaeta sp.. Protein-coding genes within it:
- the rpmG gene encoding 50S ribosomal protein L33, coding for MADSKKKGPVEKIALQCTECKQKNYTTEKNRRNTQGKLELKKYCPFERKHTLHREAKIK
- the secE gene encoding preprotein translocase subunit SecE → MKKLFKYFKESFQELKKVVWPSREAVISSTKVVLVSTAIVAIFLGLVDFLLLKGVLFIL